A single window of Triplophysa rosa linkage group LG2, Trosa_1v2, whole genome shotgun sequence DNA harbors:
- the trmt2a gene encoding tRNA (uracil-5-)-methyltransferase homolog A, whose translation MADVAVDNSPAGSLPSTENEPVLKDDLVEEKNQEDQPAEGKGDGSAGGDSNMYRYIKGDLFTSEIFKVEIQNLPKYIGFNDLKKFLNKHGINPHKIKLFSKQMFAFVTFKNQEERDKAMKAVHGMQWKSKVLSVRLAKPKADPILKKRKQDEESEDGQPGAKRAAGSQDAKEGEEEPLNIQIANAVTPLWNVPYEEQLKRKDREVEGILQKLTREIGNNNKAMLPWLFVQKEKHNKLCCPLETIRPSPVQTEYRNKCEFVIGVGADGEDKTVGFRLGKYKGGSCAVVSPSETSHVSSEAKKIVEAFQQFIRTTPYAVYSPETYEGHWRQLTVRTCRTKQTMAIVFFNPQKLQEELEELKGNLRQYFTEGEGKESGITSLYFVRMGQRTSAGTEDLPCEHVAGTEWIHEELLGLKFRISPHSFFQTNTPAAEVLYSAVGEWAQLDQDSTVLDVCCGTGTIGISLAKRVRKVIGIELCPEAVEDAKANAEANGLTNLEFHCGKAEDVFPTILNAVVSPSVTAIVDPPRAGLHSKVILAIRKAEHLKRLVYVACNAKAAMNNFIDLCRAPSNRVRGAAFRPMRAMAVDLFPQTMHCETILLFERVDYRTDDI comes from the exons ATGGCTGATGTTGCTGTTGACAATTCACCAGCTGGTTCATTACCCAGCACAGAGAATGAACCTGTTCTGAAAGATGACCTGGTGGAGGAGAAAAACCAAGAAGATCAACCAGCAGAAGGAAAGGGAGATGGATCTGCAGGTGGTGACTCCAACATGTATCGCTACATCAAAGGAGACCTCTTCACATCTGAGATATTTAAAGTTGAGATACAAAACTTGCCCAAGTACATTGGCTTCAATGACCTGAAGAAGTTCCTTAACAAACACGGAATCAATCCTCACAAAATCAAGTTGTTTAGCAAGCAGATGTTCGCCTTTGTCACTTTTAAGAACCAGGAGGAAAGAGACAAGGCCATGAAGGCGGTGCACGGCATGCAGTGGAAGAGTAAAGTGCTGAGCGTACGTTTGGCCAAGCCCAAAGCTGATCCCATCCTTAAGAAGAGAAAACAAGATGAGGAAAGTGAGGATGGGCAGCCTGGTGCAAAACGTGCCGCAGGTAGCCAGGATGCAAAGGAGGGCGAGGAAGAGCCCCTCAATATTCAGATAGCCAATGCTGTGACACCCTTGTGGAACGTTCCTTATGAAGAACAGCTGAAGAGGAAAGATCGAGAAGTGGAGGGAATTCTGCAGAAACTGACCAG AGAAATTGGCAACAATAACAAGGCCATGTTACCGTGGCTGTTTGTTCAAAAGGAGAAACACAACAAGCTGTGCTGCCCACTGGAGACCATACGACCATCACCTGTGCAG ACAGAGTACAGAAACAAGTGTGAGTTTGTGATTGGAGTGGGAGCAGACGGAGAGGATAAGACTGTGGGCTTTCGTTTGGGAAAGTATAAGGGAGGATCCTGTGCAGTCGTAAGTCCATCTGAAACCAGCCACGTGTCTTCGGAAGCCAAGAAGATTGTCGAAGCCTTCCAGCAGTTCATTAG GACAACTCCATATGCAGTATACAGTCCAGAGACTTACGAGGGCCACTGGAGACAGCTGACTGTACGGACCTGCAGGACAAAGCAAACCATGGCCATTGTTTTCTTCAATCCACAG AAACTCCAAGAGGAACTTGAGGAACTGAAAGGAAACCTGCGTCAGTATTTCACGGAAGGAGAGGGAAAAGAAAGTGGCATCACGTCTTTGTACTTTGTGAGAATGGGACAAAG GACATCTGCGGGTACAGAGGACCTTCCGTGCGAGCACGTGGCCGGGACTGAGTGGATTCACGAAGAGCTTCTTGGACTGAAGTTTCGCATATCTCCTCACTCATTCTTCCAG ACAAACACGCCTGCTGCTGAAGTTCTATACTCTGCTGTGGGTGAATGGGCTCAGCTCGATCAGGACAGTACTGTGCTGGATGTGTGCTGTGGAACAGGAACCATCGGGATCTCTCTGGCAAAG agGGTGAGGAAGGTGATTGGGATAGAGTTGTGTCCGGAGGCAGTGGAAGATGCTAAGGCTAACGCTGAAGCTAATG GCCTGACCAATTTGGAATTCCACTGTGGGAAAGCCGAAGATGTATTCCCCACTATTCTAAATGCAGTCGTATCTCCCAGTGTCACTGCAATCGTTGACCCTCCAAGAGCAGGGCTTC ATTCCAAAGTTATTCTAGCAATCAGAAAAGCCGAGCATCTGAAGAGGCTTGTCTATGTCGCTTGCAATGCCAAAGCAGCTATGAACAATTTTATTGA TCTTTGCAGAGCTCCTTCGAACCGCGTGCGAGGAGCTGCCTTTCGTCCAATGAGAGCTATGGCTGTGGACCTCTTCCCTCAGACCATGCACTGCGAGACCATCCTGCTGTTTGAAAGAGTGGATTACAGAACAGATGACATTTGA
- the atp6v0a2b gene encoding V-type proton ATPase 116 kDa subunit a, which produces MGSLFQSEEMCLAQLFLQSGSAYDCISELGELGLVEFRDLNPSVNSFQRKFVSEIKKCEAMERIQGYLLREIKREDIPLPEGEVNPAAPLPKHVMSIMEQLQRLELELSEVTRNKEKLQKNLLELTEYTHMLRITRNFVQRSAEREPMQAQYEEFPFLEKESLMDYTSMQRLGAKLGFISGLVQRVKIEAFERMLWRVCKGYTILSYSELDEVLEDPESGEPTRSVVFLVSYWGEQIGQKVKKICDCYHCHLYPYPSSNEERADVVEGLRTRIQDLHTVLHRTEDYLRQVLIKASESVYTWVIQVKKMKAIYHMLNLCSFDVTNKCLIAEVWCPVNDLPAIRRALEEGSRKSGATVPSFVNRIPSNDTPPTLIRTNKFTSGFQNIVDAYGVGSYREVNPAPYTIITFPFLFAVMFGDLGHGLIMALFALWMVLYENDRRLRRTRNEIWNTFFEGRYIILMMGVFSVYTGLIYNDCFSKSLNLFGSGWSVKAMFDHGHWKLNTLCSNCFLALDPNVTGVFTGPYPLGIDPIWNLASNRLTFLNSYKMKMSVILGIVHMTFGVVLGVFNHLHFRRSFNLFLMFLPELLFLLCLFGYLVFMIIYKWLVFTVRDSQTAPSILIQFINMFLMQGDSSQPLYPGQTGLQVFLLIVALFSVPVLLLGKPLYLYWLHKGRGRLLYRGYQRVRRNSEEELSLLHTQDMEEGNSLDSHSTSSDSQSEEFDFADVLLHQSIHTIEYCLGCISNTASYLRLWALSLAHAQLSEVLWAMVMRVGLRVDTSVGIVFLVPVFGLFAVLTVSILLVMEGLSAFLHALRLHWVEFQNKFYSGTGVKFAPFAFSLLHSTFENDGLL; this is translated from the exons ATGGGTTCGTTGTTTCAGAGTGAAGAGATGTGTCTGGCCCAGCTGTTCCTGCAGTCTGGTTCTGCTTACGACTGCATCAGTGAACTGGGTGAACTCGGGCTGGTAGAGTTCAGAGAC CTCAATCCAAGTGTAAATTCTTTCCAGCGCAAGTTTGTCAGTGAGATCAAGAAATGTGAGGCGATGGAGAGAATTCAGG GATATCTTTTGAGGGAGATTAAAAGAGAAGACATTCCACTGCCAGAAGGCGAGGTGAACCCAGCTGCTCCATTACCAAAACATGTGATGTCAATAATG GAACAACTACAGAGGCTGGAGCTGGAGCTGAGCGAGGTCACCAGGAACAAGGAGAAACTTCAGAAGAATCTTCTAGAGCTCACGgagtacacacacatgctgcGCATCACACGCAACTTTGTGCAGCGCAGTGCAGAG AGGGAGCCAATGCAGGCCCAGTATGAAGAGTTCCCCTTCCTGGAGAAAGAATCTTTGATGGACTACACCAGCATGCAGAGGCTTGGAGCTAAGCTGGG GTTCATTTCTGGTCTCGTCCAAAGAGTGAAAATCGAGGCGTTTGAGCGAATGCTCTGGAGGGTGTGTAAGGGCTACACCATCCTCAGCTACTCCGAACTAGATGAGGTCCTGGAAGACCCTGAATCG GGTGAGCCGACTAGAAGTGTGGTGTTCCTCGTCTCCTATTGGGGAGAACAGATTGGACAGAAGGTTAAGAAGATATGCGATTG CTACCACTGTCACCTGTACCCGTACCCCAGCAGTAATGAGGAGAGAGCAGATGTGGTGGAGGGGCTGCGCACACGCATTCAGGACCTGCACAcg GTTCTCCACCGGACTGAGGATTACCTGAGGCAGGTGTTGATCAAAGCCTCCGAGTCTGTGTACACGTGGGTCATTCAGGTTAAGAAAATGAAGGCCATATATCACATGCTCAATCTCTGTAGTTTCGATGTTACAAACAAGTGCCTCATAGCCGAGGTGTGGTGTCCTGTAAACGATCTGCCTGCCATCCGGAGGGCGCTAGAGGAGGGATCG AGGAAAAGTGGAGCCACAGTTCCCTCCTTTGTCAATCGAATCCCAAGTAATGACACTCCACCCACCCTCATACGCACCAACAAGTTCACCTCAGGCTTCCAGAATATAGTGGACGCCTACGGGGTGGGCAGTTACAGGGAGGTCAACCCAG CTCCGTATACAATCATCACGTTTCccttcctgtttgctgtgatgTTTGGAGACCTCGGGCACGGACTCATCATGGCACTGTTTGCTCTGTGGATGGTTCTTTATGAGAATGACCGCAGGCTAAGAAGAACCAGAAATGAG ATCTGGAACACGTTTTTCGAGGGCCGTTACATCATCCTGATGATGGgcgtgttttcagtctacaccGGATTAATATACAACGACTGCTTCTCCAAATCACTCAACCTGTTCGGCTCAGGATGGAGCGTCAAAGCCATGTTTGACCATGGACACTGGAA ATTGAACACACTTTGCTCAAATTGCTTTCTTGCACTGGATCCCAATGTCACAGGAGTGTTTACAGGGCCCTATCCTCTGGGAATTGACCCG ATCTGGAACCTGGCATCGAACCGGCTCACCTTCCTGAACTCCTATAAGATGAAGATGTCTGTGATTTTAGGAATAGTCCACATGACATTTGGAGTCGTCCTTGGCGTTTTCAATCACCT GCACTTCAGACGGAGCTTTAATCTGTTTCTGATGTTTTTGCCCGAGCTGCTCTTCCTGCTGTGTCTGTTCGGGTATCTGGTCTTTATGATCATATACAAGTGGCTGGTTTTCACAGTAAGGGACTCACAGACAGCTCCCAGCATCCTCATCCAATTCATCAACATGTTCCTCATGCAGGGCGACTCCAGCCAGCCACTTTACCCAGGACAG ACCGGCCTCCAGGTGTTTCTGTTGATAGTGGCTCTGTTCTCTGTGCCTGTGTTATTGCTGGGCAAACCTCTCTACCTCTACTGGCTGCACAAGGGCAGAGGTCGTCTACTTTACAGA GGTTATCAGCGAGTACGAAGGAACAGTGAAGAAGAGCTGTCTCTCTTGCATACTCAAGACATGGAGGAGGGAAACAGCCTGGACAGTCATTCCACCAGCTctgacagccaatcagaagag TTTGACTTTGCAGATGTGCTCTTGCATCAGTCCATTCACACTATAGAATACTGCTTGGGCTGCATCTCTAATACTGCGTCCTACCTGAGACTCTGGGCTCTCAGCCTGGCACATGCCC AGCTTTCTGAAGTGTTGTGGGCGATGGTGATGCGGGTCGGTCTGCGTGTGGACACCAGTGTGGGAATCGTGTTTCTGGTGCCTGTTTTCGGCCTGTTTGCTGTACTCACCGTGTCCATCTTGCTGGTGATGGAGGGACTTTCTGCCTTCCTTCATGCTCTCAGACTCCACTG ggTGGAGTTTCAAAATAAGTTTTACAGTGGCACTGGTGTCAAGTTTGCACCCTTTGccttctctctcctgcacagCACCTTTGAGAACGATGGGCTCCTATGA